From the Esox lucius isolate fEsoLuc1 chromosome 21, fEsoLuc1.pri, whole genome shotgun sequence genome, one window contains:
- the mkxa gene encoding mohawk homeobox a isoform X3 produces METHQDTVAEASIRSEVRHFQGQADFLNSREYRGIPTPKMNTIVFNKLSNQVLFDEKAKEVERSSRNYLEVIDGQHPDLHPDLLSSNQVIKDNNGIRHRRPTVCDLDSYVMKTKSEKGRQNSGKVRHKRQALQDMARPLKQWLYKHRDNPYPTKTEKILLALGSQMTLVQVSNWFANARRRLKNTVRQPDLSWALRIKLYNKYVQGNAERLSVSSDDTCSEDGDNPQRTQAGGSEFSKPMYQSVIKKEGGAMMGTGLRAADAAALAEDYVTPPPKYKSSLLHRYLNDSLRHVMVANAVMDARKRNHSGSFSSNEYDDDLLSPSSSETEANFVYRAETMDHGSSKCDNGVQKEKVRGKDETYWKEINAAMALTNLAQGKDSNASGTTSCIIQKSSHISEVKTVKVPLAQKY; encoded by the exons ATG GAGACTCATCAGGACACTGTGGCAGAAGCTTCAATAAGAAGTGAAGTGCGACATTTTCAAGGACAGGCAGACTTTTTAAACAGCAGAGAATACAGAGGAATACCGACACCAAAGATGAATACAATTGTGTTTAATAAATTGAGCAACCAGGTCCTCTTCGATGAGAAGGCGAAAGAGGTTGAGAGGAGCAGCAGAAATTATTTAGAGGTAATAGATGGACAGCATCCGGACCTTCATCCAGACCTACTATCAAGCAATCAAGTAATCAAAGACAATAACGGTATCAGACACAGAAG GCCTACAGTCTGCGACCTTGACAGCTACGTTATGAAAACAAAATCAGAAAA AGGCCGTCAGAACAGCGGGAAGGTGCGACACAAGCGCCAAGCTCTTCAGGACATGGCACGGCCTCTGAAGCAGTGGCTCTACAAGCACAGAGACAACCCTTACCCCACTAAGACAGAGAAGATTCTCCTCGCCCTCGGCTCCCAAATGACCCTGGTCCAG GTCTCAAACTGGTTTGCCAACGCCAGACGGAGGCTGAAGAACACGGTGAGACAGCCGGACCTGAGCTGGGCGCTGCGTATCAAACTCTACAACAAATACGTGCAGGGCAACGCGGAGCGACTGAGTGTCAGCAGCGATGACACCTGCTCGGAAG ACGGGGACAACCCTCAGCGGACGCAGGCGGGTGGAAGCGAGTTCAGCAAGCCCATGTACCAGAGTGTCATCAAGAAAGAGGGCGGAGCCATGATGGGCACGGGGCTCCGGGCCGCCGATGCAGCCGCGTTGGCCGAGGACTAtgtgactccgcccccaaaaTACAAGAGCAGCTTGCTACACCGATACCTTAACGACTCGCTGCGACACGTGATGGTAGCTAACGCTGTCATGGATGCCAGGAAGAGGAACCACTCAGGATCCTTCAGTTCCAACGAGTACGATGACGATCTCCTCTCCCCGTCTTCCTCGGAGACTGAGGCAAACTTTGTTTATCGAGCTG AAACCATGGACCATGGATCAAGTAAATGTGACAA TGGGGTTCAGAAGGAGAAAGTGCGGGGCAAAGATGAGACGTACTGGAAAGAGATCAACGCAGCCATGGCCTTGACCAACCTGGCACAGGGAAAGGACAGCAACGCATCAGGGACAACCAGCTGCATCATCCAGAAGTCCTCTCATATATCAGAAGTGAAGACTGTCAAAGTGCCTCTGGCGCAGAAGTACTAG
- the mkxa gene encoding mohawk homeobox a isoform X1 → MDNWKQDYTHTPRLRRAAVQETHQDTVAEASIRSEVRHFQGQADFLNSREYRGIPTPKMNTIVFNKLSNQVLFDEKAKEVERSSRNYLEVIDGQHPDLHPDLLSSNQVIKDNNGIRHRRPTVCDLDSYVMKTKSEKGRQNSGKVRHKRQALQDMARPLKQWLYKHRDNPYPTKTEKILLALGSQMTLVQVSNWFANARRRLKNTVRQPDLSWALRIKLYNKYVQGNAERLSVSSDDTCSEDGDNPQRTQAGGSEFSKPMYQSVIKKEGGAMMGTGLRAADAAALAEDYVTPPPKYKSSLLHRYLNDSLRHVMVANAVMDARKRNHSGSFSSNEYDDDLLSPSSSETEANFVYRAETMDHGSSKCDNGVQKEKVRGKDETYWKEINAAMALTNLAQGKDSNASGTTSCIIQKSSHISEVKTVKVPLAQKY, encoded by the exons ATGGACAACTGGAAGCAGgattacacacatacaccgaGACTCAGGCGGGCTGCCGTACAG GAGACTCATCAGGACACTGTGGCAGAAGCTTCAATAAGAAGTGAAGTGCGACATTTTCAAGGACAGGCAGACTTTTTAAACAGCAGAGAATACAGAGGAATACCGACACCAAAGATGAATACAATTGTGTTTAATAAATTGAGCAACCAGGTCCTCTTCGATGAGAAGGCGAAAGAGGTTGAGAGGAGCAGCAGAAATTATTTAGAGGTAATAGATGGACAGCATCCGGACCTTCATCCAGACCTACTATCAAGCAATCAAGTAATCAAAGACAATAACGGTATCAGACACAGAAG GCCTACAGTCTGCGACCTTGACAGCTACGTTATGAAAACAAAATCAGAAAA AGGCCGTCAGAACAGCGGGAAGGTGCGACACAAGCGCCAAGCTCTTCAGGACATGGCACGGCCTCTGAAGCAGTGGCTCTACAAGCACAGAGACAACCCTTACCCCACTAAGACAGAGAAGATTCTCCTCGCCCTCGGCTCCCAAATGACCCTGGTCCAG GTCTCAAACTGGTTTGCCAACGCCAGACGGAGGCTGAAGAACACGGTGAGACAGCCGGACCTGAGCTGGGCGCTGCGTATCAAACTCTACAACAAATACGTGCAGGGCAACGCGGAGCGACTGAGTGTCAGCAGCGATGACACCTGCTCGGAAG ACGGGGACAACCCTCAGCGGACGCAGGCGGGTGGAAGCGAGTTCAGCAAGCCCATGTACCAGAGTGTCATCAAGAAAGAGGGCGGAGCCATGATGGGCACGGGGCTCCGGGCCGCCGATGCAGCCGCGTTGGCCGAGGACTAtgtgactccgcccccaaaaTACAAGAGCAGCTTGCTACACCGATACCTTAACGACTCGCTGCGACACGTGATGGTAGCTAACGCTGTCATGGATGCCAGGAAGAGGAACCACTCAGGATCCTTCAGTTCCAACGAGTACGATGACGATCTCCTCTCCCCGTCTTCCTCGGAGACTGAGGCAAACTTTGTTTATCGAGCTG AAACCATGGACCATGGATCAAGTAAATGTGACAA TGGGGTTCAGAAGGAGAAAGTGCGGGGCAAAGATGAGACGTACTGGAAAGAGATCAACGCAGCCATGGCCTTGACCAACCTGGCACAGGGAAAGGACAGCAACGCATCAGGGACAACCAGCTGCATCATCCAGAAGTCCTCTCATATATCAGAAGTGAAGACTGTCAAAGTGCCTCTGGCGCAGAAGTACTAG
- the mkxa gene encoding mohawk homeobox a isoform X2 — MQHREMMSNQHVISEETHQDTVAEASIRSEVRHFQGQADFLNSREYRGIPTPKMNTIVFNKLSNQVLFDEKAKEVERSSRNYLEVIDGQHPDLHPDLLSSNQVIKDNNGIRHRRPTVCDLDSYVMKTKSEKGRQNSGKVRHKRQALQDMARPLKQWLYKHRDNPYPTKTEKILLALGSQMTLVQVSNWFANARRRLKNTVRQPDLSWALRIKLYNKYVQGNAERLSVSSDDTCSEDGDNPQRTQAGGSEFSKPMYQSVIKKEGGAMMGTGLRAADAAALAEDYVTPPPKYKSSLLHRYLNDSLRHVMVANAVMDARKRNHSGSFSSNEYDDDLLSPSSSETEANFVYRAETMDHGSSKCDNGVQKEKVRGKDETYWKEINAAMALTNLAQGKDSNASGTTSCIIQKSSHISEVKTVKVPLAQKY; from the exons ATGCAACACAGAGAAATGATGTCTAATCAACACGTCATAAGTGAG GAGACTCATCAGGACACTGTGGCAGAAGCTTCAATAAGAAGTGAAGTGCGACATTTTCAAGGACAGGCAGACTTTTTAAACAGCAGAGAATACAGAGGAATACCGACACCAAAGATGAATACAATTGTGTTTAATAAATTGAGCAACCAGGTCCTCTTCGATGAGAAGGCGAAAGAGGTTGAGAGGAGCAGCAGAAATTATTTAGAGGTAATAGATGGACAGCATCCGGACCTTCATCCAGACCTACTATCAAGCAATCAAGTAATCAAAGACAATAACGGTATCAGACACAGAAG GCCTACAGTCTGCGACCTTGACAGCTACGTTATGAAAACAAAATCAGAAAA AGGCCGTCAGAACAGCGGGAAGGTGCGACACAAGCGCCAAGCTCTTCAGGACATGGCACGGCCTCTGAAGCAGTGGCTCTACAAGCACAGAGACAACCCTTACCCCACTAAGACAGAGAAGATTCTCCTCGCCCTCGGCTCCCAAATGACCCTGGTCCAG GTCTCAAACTGGTTTGCCAACGCCAGACGGAGGCTGAAGAACACGGTGAGACAGCCGGACCTGAGCTGGGCGCTGCGTATCAAACTCTACAACAAATACGTGCAGGGCAACGCGGAGCGACTGAGTGTCAGCAGCGATGACACCTGCTCGGAAG ACGGGGACAACCCTCAGCGGACGCAGGCGGGTGGAAGCGAGTTCAGCAAGCCCATGTACCAGAGTGTCATCAAGAAAGAGGGCGGAGCCATGATGGGCACGGGGCTCCGGGCCGCCGATGCAGCCGCGTTGGCCGAGGACTAtgtgactccgcccccaaaaTACAAGAGCAGCTTGCTACACCGATACCTTAACGACTCGCTGCGACACGTGATGGTAGCTAACGCTGTCATGGATGCCAGGAAGAGGAACCACTCAGGATCCTTCAGTTCCAACGAGTACGATGACGATCTCCTCTCCCCGTCTTCCTCGGAGACTGAGGCAAACTTTGTTTATCGAGCTG AAACCATGGACCATGGATCAAGTAAATGTGACAA TGGGGTTCAGAAGGAGAAAGTGCGGGGCAAAGATGAGACGTACTGGAAAGAGATCAACGCAGCCATGGCCTTGACCAACCTGGCACAGGGAAAGGACAGCAACGCATCAGGGACAACCAGCTGCATCATCCAGAAGTCCTCTCATATATCAGAAGTGAAGACTGTCAAAGTGCCTCTGGCGCAGAAGTACTAG